Sequence from the bacterium genome:
AACCAAACCAACAACCATAACAATGGATGCACCAAAGAGTGTTACAGCTAATTTCTCTGTTGATTCTGATGTTGAAGAAGATACAAAAGTTCCGACAGAATTTGCATTAACACAAAACTATCCAAACCCGTTTAATCCTGAAACAGTAATATCGTATTCCACACCAAAATCAGCACAGGTTAGAATAGAAATATATAATGCTCTTGGTAAAAAAATACGAACCCTTGTTGATGATTACGTTCAGGCAGGGCAGCATCAGATTATATGGGATGGAAAAAATGACAATGGGATTCAGGTTAGTACAGGAATCTACTATTACATCATGCAGAGCGGCAGTTTCAGAAGTATGAAGAAAGCTGTTTTTATGAAATAGATAATGATGAGGCTTTACTCTTTCTCCTTTTTATCTTATAAGCACAGCCCGGATCTGCTTTCCATAGCAGTTCCGGGCTGATGTGTATAGGTATTTAAGGCGTAAGCCTTTTATAAAATCCGGCAATGGTTGTGAGATATAGTAAGGCTTAGGTTTGAGTGTTGCCGGATGAACTCCACTTGAAATTTACACAATTTTAACCCATACCCAACCCATCCCATGCTATCCCATTTCATCCCATGCAATACCATGCTGTCCCATGTAAGCCCTGCTCATCCCAACCCCATGAAATCCGGCAACTGCCGGATTAAATCCTGCCCCGCCCCGTGAAATCCGGAAAGCCTCTGATTTAACTTGCTTTTTAAGTAATAAAATTTTACTTTATTAGATAATGTCATCAAAAATACGTACATTTATATGCGTACCTGTTCCGCTTTCTGTAAAAAAAACAGTGGGTGGCTTTATTAAAGAGCTCAAGGCCCGGGGCGGTGACGTAAAATGGGTTTCTCCTGATAATATGCATCTTACTTTGAAATTTATCGGAGATGTGGAGAAAACTTTCATTGAAGAGATTGCGTCTCATACAGCAGAAGCTGTGGCTTCATTCTTTCAGTTTCCTGTGGAGATCGGAGGTACAGGGGCATTCCCGAATTTAAGCAGGCCAAAAGTGCTTTGGCTCGGTATTTCCAGGGGTTCTGATAAACTCAGGGAGCTTGCATATGCAGTAGATCAGTCTCTTGAAAAAATCGGGATTGAAAAAGACAAAAGGCAATTCTCCGGACATTTAACTATCGGGCGAGTGCGTTCTTTAAAGGGAATAGAACACGTTGCAGAAAGTATGAATAAAAACGATTTTAAGCCGCAGATTTTTAATGCTGAGGCTGTGCATGTGATGAAGAGCGTGCTTGATTCGCACGGGCCGATACATTCTGTATTGAACACAATAAATTTAAGAGGATAAAATATGGCTGAGAAATCACAAGACAAACTCAAAGCAATTGAACTTGCAATTACCCAGATTGACAGGCAGTTCGGCAAAGGTTCTGTTATGAGGCTTGGCGACACAAAAGGTATTGAAAATGTAGCATTTATTTCAACAGGATCCATAGGTATTGATCTTGCGCTCGGAATCGGGGGAGTGCCGAGGGGGAGAGTTGTGGAAGTTTTCGGGCCCGAATCTTCGGGAAAAACTACCCTTGCTCTTCATATAGTAGCAGAAGCTCAGAAAAAAGGCGGTATAGCCGCGTTTATTGATGCGGAACACGCAATGGATGCAGCTTATTCCAGAGCTCTCGGTGTTAAAATTGACGACCTGCTGGTATCCCAGCCTGATACGGGCGAGCAGGCGCTTGAAATAACAGAGACCCTTGTAAGAAGCGGAGCAATTGACGTGATTGTGATAGATTCTGTTGCCGCACTTGTGCCGAGAGCTGAAATTGAGGGCGAAATGGGTGACGCTCAGATGGGGCTTCAGGCAAGGCTTATGTCTCAGGCTCTCCGAAAATTAACAGGTGCAATAAGCAAGTCCCGCACTTGTGTTGTTTTTATCAACCAGATAAGAATGAAAATAGGCGTTATGTTCGGAAATCCGGAAACTACTACAGGCGGGAAAGCCCTGAAGTTTTATTCAAGTGTACGCATGGATATCAGAAGAATCGGAGCGATAAAAGAGGGCACTGAAGTTGTGGGAAACAGAACAAAGGTTAAGGTAGTTAAAAATAAAGTTGCACCGCCTTTCCGTACAGCGGAATTTGATATTATGTACGGGCAGGGAATCTCAAAAATCGGAGAGCTCCTTGATTTCGGTGTTGATCTCGGAGTTGTTGAGAAAAGCGGTACATGGTATTCTTTCGGAGGTGAGCGTCTCGGCCAGGGGCGGGAGAATATTAAGAGATTTCTTGTTAAAGAGGAGAACAAAGACCTTTTTGACAAGATAGAAAAAGAAGTTAAGTTAAAACTCGGGCTGATTAAAGAAGAGAAAAAAGAGAGCAGTATTGATAAAGAGAAAAAATAGATTTTTGTAATGGCAGATTTATGCACAATAACAAAGGTAGAACCTCAGAAAAAGAGGAAGGACAGGCTTAATATTTATATAGACGGCGCTTTTGCATTTGGCGTCAGGAATGATGTTGCACTTGAGTATAAAATTTTCAGGGGCAGGGAGCTTACAGAGGAAGAGCTGTCTGAAATAAAAAGGGCGGAAGAGTTTTCCGGAGCAAAAGAAAAGGGATTTCTTCTCCTCTCATACAGAGCAAGAAGTATCAGCGAGTTTAAAAGCAGGCTGAAGCAAAGCAGATATTCTCCGGAAATTGTCGATGCTGTTACAGAAGAGTTCATTAATAAAGGATATTTAAACGATAAGGAATTTGCAAAGAGCTTTGTAATATCAAGAATGGTTACAAAACCAGCTTCAAAGAGTTATATTATTAATGAACTGATCCGCCATAACATTGATACTGAGACTGCACAGAATGCAGTTGAAATTTCCTACGGAGACTTGCATGAACGGGAAGTTGCAGCATCGCTGGTTAAAAAGAAGTCAAAACACTATTCAAAGGATAATGAAAAAGACAAAAAACGCCTTTTTGATTTTCTCCGCAGAAGGGGATTTTCTTTTGAAATCATAAAAGATGTTGTTGAAAATGAATGGCAATAAAAGAAAGAGGATTATGAAAGCAAATGAAGT
This genomic interval carries:
- the thpR gene encoding RNA 2',3'-cyclic phosphodiesterase is translated as MSSKIRTFICVPVPLSVKKTVGGFIKELKARGGDVKWVSPDNMHLTLKFIGDVEKTFIEEIASHTAEAVASFFQFPVEIGGTGAFPNLSRPKVLWLGISRGSDKLRELAYAVDQSLEKIGIEKDKRQFSGHLTIGRVRSLKGIEHVAESMNKNDFKPQIFNAEAVHVMKSVLDSHGPIHSVLNTINLRG
- a CDS encoding RecX family transcriptional regulator codes for the protein MADLCTITKVEPQKKRKDRLNIYIDGAFAFGVRNDVALEYKIFRGRELTEEELSEIKRAEEFSGAKEKGFLLLSYRARSISEFKSRLKQSRYSPEIVDAVTEEFINKGYLNDKEFAKSFVISRMVTKPASKSYIINELIRHNIDTETAQNAVEISYGDLHEREVAASLVKKKSKHYSKDNEKDKKRLFDFLRRRGFSFEIIKDVVENEWQ
- the recA gene encoding recombinase RecA, whose product is MAEKSQDKLKAIELAITQIDRQFGKGSVMRLGDTKGIENVAFISTGSIGIDLALGIGGVPRGRVVEVFGPESSGKTTLALHIVAEAQKKGGIAAFIDAEHAMDAAYSRALGVKIDDLLVSQPDTGEQALEITETLVRSGAIDVIVIDSVAALVPRAEIEGEMGDAQMGLQARLMSQALRKLTGAISKSRTCVVFINQIRMKIGVMFGNPETTTGGKALKFYSSVRMDIRRIGAIKEGTEVVGNRTKVKVVKNKVAPPFRTAEFDIMYGQGISKIGELLDFGVDLGVVEKSGTWYSFGGERLGQGRENIKRFLVKEENKDLFDKIEKEVKLKLGLIKEEKKESSIDKEKK